In Chromobacterium rhizoryzae, one genomic interval encodes:
- the hflK gene encoding FtsH protease activity modulator HflK, with translation MSQNDPNRGRRGNEGPPDLDEVFRNLNQKLSRLLGAKGSGAGGSPASGVKPPFKGGAIAVVGVLAALWLASGFYVVDAREQGVVLRLGSFNRVTEPGLQWHAPFPIEKVEIVNLTEVRSVEVGYRNTAQTRVAEESLMLTSDQNIIDVQLSVQYDIKDARAFLFNNASRERDAKDIVKQATETAIREVVGRNKVDFVLNEGRTQIAVETQKLIQEVLDRYSLGVRIAKVNINAVQPPEQVLAAFDDAVKAGQDKDKLRNEGLAYANEVLPKAQGLAARLQQEAEAYEQKVVSRAEGDASRFKQVLSEYNKAPKVMRDRLYLDMMQQIMSSTTKVVVDQKGGNNLLYLPLDKLIQQSNPGASGAAAPAASAVPQQTEPAAPAAQAGNAKGGRDVTRGRDFFGAER, from the coding sequence ATGTCGCAGAATGACCCTAACCGAGGCCGCCGAGGCAATGAAGGGCCGCCGGACCTCGATGAAGTATTCCGCAACCTAAATCAGAAGCTGTCGCGGCTGCTGGGCGCCAAAGGCAGCGGCGCCGGCGGCAGTCCCGCGTCCGGCGTCAAACCGCCGTTCAAGGGCGGTGCCATCGCCGTGGTGGGCGTATTGGCGGCCTTGTGGCTGGCCAGCGGTTTCTACGTGGTGGACGCGCGCGAGCAAGGCGTGGTGCTGCGCCTGGGCAGCTTCAACCGGGTGACCGAGCCGGGCCTGCAATGGCACGCGCCGTTCCCGATTGAAAAGGTGGAGATCGTCAACCTGACCGAAGTGCGCAGCGTGGAAGTGGGCTACCGCAACACCGCCCAGACGCGAGTGGCGGAAGAGTCGCTGATGCTGACTTCGGACCAGAACATCATCGACGTCCAGTTGTCGGTGCAATACGACATCAAGGACGCGCGCGCCTTCCTGTTCAACAACGCCTCGCGCGAGCGGGACGCCAAGGACATCGTCAAGCAGGCGACCGAAACCGCGATTCGCGAAGTGGTAGGCCGCAACAAGGTCGACTTCGTGTTGAACGAAGGGCGGACGCAGATCGCGGTGGAAACCCAGAAACTGATTCAGGAAGTGCTGGATCGTTATTCGCTGGGCGTGCGCATCGCCAAGGTCAACATCAACGCGGTGCAGCCGCCCGAGCAAGTGCTGGCGGCCTTCGACGACGCGGTGAAGGCCGGTCAGGACAAGGACAAGCTGCGCAACGAAGGCCTGGCTTACGCCAACGAGGTGCTGCCCAAGGCCCAGGGTCTGGCCGCGCGCCTGCAGCAGGAGGCCGAAGCCTATGAGCAGAAAGTCGTTTCCCGCGCGGAAGGCGACGCTTCGCGCTTCAAGCAAGTGTTGTCTGAATACAACAAAGCGCCCAAGGTCATGCGCGATCGTCTGTATCTGGACATGATGCAGCAGATCATGAGCAGCACCACCAAGGTGGTGGTGGACCAGAAGGGCGGCAACAATCTCTTGTACCTGCCTTTGGACAAGCTGATCCAGCAGAGCAATCCGGGCGCTTCCGGCGCGGCGGCGCCCGCCGCCAGCGCGGTTCCGCAGCAGACGGAGCCGGCTGCGCCGGCCGCTCAGGCCGGCAATGCCA
- a CDS encoding YfgM family protein, whose amino-acid sequence MAFDLQEQEQIDSIKAFWQQWGKLIAGVLAASAIAYLGFKGYRYYQEQQAQKAAAAYENIDAAVASKDIAKLKSAVTLLQNDFGSSAYATRGSLILAKAAFDKNELALAKSQLEWVLANSKDESVSAIARLRLASLLLDQKTYDAAIAELNKAHPAGFDALFLDLKGDVLVAKGDAAAARDAYKSALAKLVGDSPNRQFIQTKLDALGG is encoded by the coding sequence ATGGCGTTCGACTTGCAGGAACAGGAACAGATTGATTCGATCAAGGCCTTCTGGCAGCAGTGGGGCAAGCTGATCGCCGGCGTGCTGGCGGCGTCCGCCATTGCCTATCTGGGCTTCAAGGGCTACCGCTATTACCAGGAGCAGCAGGCGCAGAAAGCCGCGGCCGCTTACGAGAACATCGACGCGGCGGTGGCGTCCAAGGACATCGCCAAGCTGAAGTCCGCGGTGACGCTGTTGCAGAACGACTTCGGCTCTTCGGCCTACGCCACCCGCGGCTCGCTGATTCTGGCCAAGGCCGCCTTCGACAAGAACGAGCTCGCGCTGGCCAAGAGCCAGCTGGAATGGGTGCTGGCCAATAGCAAGGACGAATCGGTAAGCGCCATCGCCCGACTGCGTCTGGCCTCCCTGTTGCTGGACCAGAAAACCTACGATGCGGCGATCGCCGAACTGAACAAGGCGCATCCGGCCGGCTTCGACGCGCTGTTCCTGGATTTGAAGGGCGACGTGCTGGTCGCCAAGGGCGACGCCGCCGCCGCGCGCGACGCCTATAAATCCGCTTTGGCCAAACTGGTGGGCGATTCCCCGAATCGCCAGTTCATCCAGACCAAACTCGACGCGCTGGGAGGCTGA
- the hflX gene encoding ribosome rescue GTPase HflX: MFDRPDLGDQAVLVCLDFGDADYQENIAECAELVKSAGVEVMGVVQGKRQRPDAALFAGKGKVEEIGLLVRATDANVVIFNHALAPGQERNLERALQCRVIDRNSLILDIFAQRARSHEGKLQVELAQLSHMSTRLVRGWTHLERQKGGIGLRGPGETQLETDRRLLGIRVKALKERLAQVQKQRNTQRKGRGRAGIASVSIVGYTNAGKSTLFNALTKARIYAADQLFATLDTTSRKLFLNHQTSIVISDTVGFIRDLPHTLVAAFRATLEETVRADLLLHVVDGSSDMRDVQIEEVNKVLAEIGADGIPQLLVWNKCDLREMEPEIERDAAGRPVSVRVSALTGAGLELLRAAIAECVHPSQNNHKDYYEHVAE, from the coding sequence GTGTTTGATCGTCCCGACTTAGGCGACCAGGCGGTTCTGGTCTGCCTGGATTTTGGAGATGCCGATTACCAGGAAAACATCGCCGAGTGCGCCGAGCTGGTCAAGAGCGCCGGCGTAGAGGTGATGGGCGTGGTGCAGGGCAAGCGGCAGCGCCCGGACGCCGCGCTGTTCGCGGGCAAGGGCAAGGTCGAGGAAATCGGCCTGCTGGTGCGCGCCACCGATGCCAATGTAGTGATATTCAACCATGCTTTGGCGCCTGGCCAGGAGCGTAATCTGGAGCGGGCGCTGCAGTGTCGCGTCATCGACCGCAACAGCCTGATCCTGGACATCTTCGCCCAGCGCGCGCGCAGTCACGAAGGCAAGCTGCAAGTCGAACTGGCCCAGCTGTCGCACATGTCCACCCGCCTGGTGCGGGGCTGGACCCACTTGGAGCGCCAGAAGGGCGGCATAGGCTTGCGCGGCCCCGGCGAAACCCAGCTCGAAACCGACCGCCGGCTGCTCGGCATCCGCGTCAAGGCGCTGAAAGAGCGACTGGCCCAGGTGCAAAAGCAGCGCAATACCCAGCGCAAGGGGCGCGGCCGGGCCGGCATCGCCTCGGTGTCCATCGTCGGTTACACCAACGCGGGCAAGTCCACCTTGTTCAACGCGCTGACCAAGGCGCGCATCTACGCGGCGGACCAATTGTTCGCCACGCTGGACACCACCAGCCGCAAGCTGTTCCTCAATCACCAGACATCCATCGTGATTTCGGATACTGTGGGCTTTATCCGCGATCTGCCGCACACCCTGGTGGCGGCGTTCCGCGCCACACTGGAGGAAACCGTGCGCGCGGATCTCCTGCTGCACGTGGTGGATGGCTCCAGCGATATGCGTGATGTGCAGATCGAGGAGGTCAACAAGGTGTTGGCCGAGATCGGCGCGGACGGCATTCCGCAGCTGCTGGTCTGGAACAAATGCGATCTGCGCGAGATGGAGCCGGAGATCGAGCGCGACGCGGCGGGCCGTCCGGTTTCGGTGCGGGTTTCGGCCCTGACCGGGGCCGGCCTGGAACTCTTGCGCGCGGCGATTGCCGAATGCGTGCATCCTTCCCAAAACAACCATAAAGACTATTACGAGCATGTCGCAGAATGA
- the der gene encoding ribosome biogenesis GTPase Der, which translates to MKPTVALVGRPNVGKSTLFNRLTRSRDALVADQPGLTRDRHYGHGRVGEKPYLVVDTGGFEPVVDEGILFEMAKQTLQAVDEADAVVFLVDGRNGLTPQDKIIANRLRQLQRPVFLAVNKAEGMRHAIAGAEFHELALGEPLVISAAHGDGVRELMELVLADFPEEVEEEASRHPKFAVIGRPNVGKSTLVNAILGEERVIAFDQAGTTRDSIYIDFERDGHTYTIIDTAGVRRRAKVSEMLEKFSVIKTMKAIEDANVAVLVLDAQLDISEQDATIAGFALEAGRALVVAVNKWDNLDGEQKETVRREIARKLNFLDFAKFHYISAIEGRGVADLFKSIDEAYRAAMAKLATPKLTRVLQVALERQQPPRSGLIRPKMRYAHQGGQNPPIIVVHGNALDAVPNSYTRYLEHTFRKVFKLQGTPLRVQYKSSENPFDTDDGKEKSRAKPKPMSKMRGREKEVRYGKSGKGSSSKK; encoded by the coding sequence ATGAAACCTACCGTAGCTCTGGTCGGCCGCCCCAATGTGGGCAAGTCGACCTTATTCAACCGGCTGACCCGCAGCCGCGACGCCCTGGTCGCCGACCAGCCCGGCCTGACGCGCGATCGCCACTATGGCCATGGCCGCGTGGGCGAAAAGCCGTATCTTGTGGTCGATACCGGCGGTTTCGAGCCGGTGGTGGACGAAGGCATTCTGTTCGAAATGGCCAAGCAGACGCTGCAGGCCGTGGACGAAGCCGATGCCGTGGTGTTCCTGGTGGACGGCCGCAACGGCCTGACGCCGCAAGACAAAATCATCGCCAACCGTCTGCGCCAGCTGCAGCGTCCGGTCTTCCTCGCCGTCAACAAGGCGGAAGGCATGCGGCACGCCATCGCCGGCGCCGAGTTCCACGAACTCGCGCTGGGCGAGCCGCTGGTGATCTCCGCCGCCCATGGCGACGGCGTGCGCGAATTGATGGAACTGGTGCTGGCGGACTTCCCGGAAGAAGTGGAAGAAGAAGCCTCGCGCCATCCCAAGTTCGCGGTGATCGGCCGGCCCAACGTCGGCAAGTCCACCCTGGTCAACGCCATCCTGGGCGAGGAGCGCGTCATCGCCTTCGACCAGGCCGGCACCACTCGCGACAGCATATATATTGATTTTGAGCGAGATGGCCATACCTACACCATCATTGACACCGCGGGCGTGCGTCGCCGGGCCAAGGTCAGCGAGATGCTTGAGAAGTTCTCGGTGATCAAGACCATGAAGGCGATCGAAGACGCCAACGTGGCGGTGCTGGTGCTGGACGCTCAACTGGACATTTCCGAGCAAGACGCCACCATCGCGGGTTTCGCGTTGGAAGCGGGCCGGGCGCTGGTGGTGGCGGTGAACAAATGGGACAACCTGGACGGGGAGCAAAAGGAAACGGTGCGCCGCGAGATCGCGCGCAAGCTGAACTTCCTGGATTTTGCAAAGTTCCATTACATCTCCGCCATTGAAGGCCGCGGCGTGGCAGACTTGTTCAAGTCCATCGACGAGGCCTACCGGGCGGCAATGGCCAAGCTGGCCACGCCCAAGCTGACCCGGGTGCTGCAAGTGGCGCTGGAGCGGCAGCAGCCGCCGCGCTCCGGTTTGATCCGCCCGAAAATGCGCTATGCGCACCAAGGCGGCCAGAACCCGCCCATCATCGTGGTGCACGGCAATGCGCTGGATGCGGTGCCGAACAGTTATACCCGCTATCTGGAACATACCTTCCGGAAAGTGTTCAAGCTGCAGGGCACGCCGCTGCGCGTACAGTACAAGTCTTCGGAGAATCCGTTCGACACCGACGACGGCAAGGAGAAGTCCCGAGCCAAGCCCAAGCCGATGTCCAAGATGCGCGGACGCGAAAAAGAAGTGCGTTACGGCAAGAGCGGCAAGGGCAGCAGCAGTAAAAAATAG
- the hfq gene encoding RNA chaperone Hfq — translation MSSKGQMLQDPFLNILRKEHVPVSIYLVNGIKLQGQVESFDQYVVLLKNTVTQMVYKHAISTVVPARPVNLPHEHPVQKQEQQDA, via the coding sequence ATGAGCTCTAAAGGGCAAATGTTACAAGACCCGTTCCTGAACATCCTGCGTAAGGAACATGTGCCGGTGTCCATCTACCTGGTCAACGGTATTAAACTTCAGGGTCAGGTAGAATCCTTTGACCAGTACGTGGTGCTGTTGAAAAACACGGTGACTCAGATGGTGTACAAACACGCCATTTCCACCGTCGTGCCCGCCCGTCCGGTCAATCTTCCCCATGAACACCCGGTGCAAAAGCAGGAGCAGCAAGACGCCTAA
- the hisS gene encoding histidine--tRNA ligase has translation MAQKYQAVKGMNDVLPAESYQWEFFEGKLRELLADYGYQNIRTPIVETTPLFVRAIGEVTDVVEKEMYTFIDSLNGDSLTLRPEGTAGTLRAVVEHNLLYNATQKLWYMGPMFRHERPQKGRYRQFHQMGVEALGFAGPDIDAEIIAMTADLWRRLGLSQYVRLEINSLGNQEERAAHRQALIAYLERHVDILDEDGKRRMYSNPLRVLDTKNPALQQMADEAPKLSDYLGEASRAHYEGWKAMIRELGVDFVENPRLVRGLDYYNQSVFEWVTSELGAQGTICAGGRYDGLIEQLGGKPAAGIGFGMGLERVVLLLQDKQLLPAQRSVDVYLVNQGEGAGLYAMKLAQTLRAAGLSVVQHLGEGSFKSQMKKADGCGAQFAVIVGEDEIKTGQAVIKALRAEMEQHTVAAEAVAATLISLKA, from the coding sequence ATGGCTCAAAAATATCAAGCGGTCAAAGGCATGAATGACGTGCTGCCGGCCGAGTCCTATCAGTGGGAGTTCTTTGAAGGCAAGCTGCGCGAACTGCTGGCCGACTACGGCTATCAGAATATCCGCACCCCCATCGTCGAAACCACGCCGCTGTTCGTCCGCGCCATCGGCGAAGTCACCGACGTGGTGGAGAAGGAGATGTACACCTTCATCGACAGCCTGAACGGCGACAGCCTGACGCTGCGGCCCGAAGGCACCGCCGGCACCCTGCGCGCGGTGGTCGAGCACAACCTTCTGTACAATGCCACCCAGAAACTGTGGTACATGGGGCCGATGTTCCGCCATGAGCGTCCGCAGAAGGGCCGCTATCGTCAGTTCCACCAGATGGGCGTGGAAGCGCTGGGCTTCGCCGGTCCGGATATCGACGCCGAAATCATCGCGATGACCGCCGATCTGTGGCGTCGCCTGGGCCTGTCCCAGTATGTGCGCCTGGAAATCAATTCTCTGGGTAACCAGGAAGAGCGCGCCGCGCACCGTCAGGCGCTGATCGCCTATCTGGAACGGCATGTGGACATCCTGGACGAAGACGGCAAGCGCCGGATGTACAGCAATCCGCTGCGGGTGCTGGACACCAAGAACCCGGCGCTGCAGCAGATGGCCGACGAAGCGCCCAAGCTGTCCGACTACCTGGGCGAGGCGTCCCGCGCGCATTACGAAGGCTGGAAGGCGATGATCCGCGAACTGGGCGTCGACTTCGTGGAGAATCCGCGTCTGGTGCGCGGGCTCGACTACTACAACCAGTCGGTGTTCGAATGGGTGACCAGCGAGCTGGGCGCCCAAGGCACGATTTGCGCCGGCGGCCGCTATGACGGCCTGATCGAGCAACTGGGCGGCAAGCCCGCGGCCGGCATCGGCTTCGGCATGGGCCTGGAGCGCGTGGTGCTGCTATTGCAGGACAAGCAGCTCTTGCCGGCGCAACGCAGCGTCGACGTCTACCTGGTGAACCAGGGCGAGGGCGCAGGGCTGTACGCGATGAAGCTGGCGCAGACTTTGCGCGCCGCCGGTCTGTCGGTGGTGCAGCACTTGGGCGAAGGCAGCTTCAAGTCGCAAATGAAAAAAGCCGACGGCTGCGGCGCGCAGTTCGCCGTCATCGTCGGCGAAGATGAAATAAAAACGGGTCAGGCGGTGATCAAGGCGCTGCGCGCCGAGATGGAGCAACACACTGTGGCGGCGGAAGCGGTGGCCGCCACGCTGATCTCACTGAAAGCTTAA
- the bamB gene encoding outer membrane protein assembly factor BamB: protein MRRQLLLTAVLSSSLLAGCASWFESNTQFKPTPLVAIKPLQGLEVKWTAGQAAPAAGFLPVYANGLVVSADADGRVRSIDALSGRVSADVDLKRKLSAGVAVAGDMVLVGTQDAKLLAVERASGKVLWQQPLTSLMLEAPQVAGDMVLVRTNDARLTGFSLSEGGKQLWSSGNVLPQLTVRNNGSMQAVGKEAVMVGQAGGRLDIVNPQTGNALWQGAVANPRGATELERMTDVTSRPVFDAGQVCAVAYQGRVACFEARSGNLLWAREISSSRGLAVDGRNVYVSAEDGSVWAFDRGTGRNIWKTDDLKYRDVTGPALLGRFVLVGDGEGYAHLLSNESGSIVGRVKVGPALTNQPVSLGSSALMQGKDGRLAMLTLG, encoded by the coding sequence ATGCGCCGCCAATTGTTGCTGACCGCTGTGCTGTCCTCCTCCTTGCTGGCCGGCTGCGCCAGCTGGTTTGAAAGCAATACCCAGTTCAAGCCCACCCCGCTCGTCGCGATCAAGCCCTTGCAAGGGCTGGAGGTCAAATGGACGGCGGGACAGGCCGCGCCGGCCGCCGGCTTCCTGCCGGTCTACGCCAACGGCCTGGTGGTGAGCGCCGACGCCGACGGCCGCGTGCGCAGCATCGACGCCCTCAGCGGCCGCGTCAGCGCGGACGTGGATCTGAAGCGCAAGCTGAGCGCCGGCGTCGCCGTGGCCGGCGACATGGTGCTGGTGGGCACCCAGGATGCCAAGTTGCTGGCGGTGGAACGCGCCAGCGGCAAAGTGCTGTGGCAGCAGCCGCTGACCAGCCTGATGCTGGAGGCGCCGCAAGTGGCCGGCGATATGGTGCTGGTGCGCACCAACGACGCGCGCCTGACCGGCTTCTCTCTGAGCGAAGGCGGCAAGCAGCTGTGGTCCAGCGGCAATGTGTTGCCGCAGCTGACCGTGCGCAACAACGGCTCGATGCAGGCGGTGGGCAAGGAGGCGGTGATGGTGGGGCAGGCCGGTGGCCGCCTGGACATCGTCAACCCGCAAACCGGCAACGCTTTGTGGCAGGGCGCGGTGGCCAACCCTCGCGGCGCCACCGAACTGGAACGGATGACCGACGTGACTTCGCGGCCGGTCTTCGACGCCGGCCAGGTGTGCGCGGTCGCCTATCAGGGGCGCGTGGCCTGCTTCGAAGCGCGTTCCGGCAATCTGTTGTGGGCGCGCGAAATCTCGTCCAGCCGCGGCCTGGCCGTGGACGGTCGCAATGTCTACGTCAGCGCGGAAGACGGTTCGGTCTGGGCGTTTGATCGCGGCACCGGCCGCAATATTTGGAAAACCGACGATCTGAAATATCGGGACGTCACCGGCCCCGCTCTGTTGGGCCGCTTTGTGCTGGTAGGAGATGGCGAAGGTTACGCCCATCTGCTATCCAATGAGAGCGGCAGCATCGTGGGCCGAGTCAAGGTCGGGCCCGCCCTGACCAATCAACCGGTGTCGCTGGGTTCGTCCGCCTTGATGCAAGGCAAGGACGGCCGTCTGGCGATGCTGACTTTGGGATAA